Proteins found in one Sphaeramia orbicularis chromosome 8, fSphaOr1.1, whole genome shotgun sequence genomic segment:
- the LOC115424164 gene encoding immunoglobulin lambda-1 light chain-like, with amino-acid sequence MLVTLCTLITALTYVDAAKVLTQTPAVLTVSAGQEVVLKCNVQRDENKYVYWYKQVPGGAPQYVLRFYHSHSSSDFGTGFSSDRFNSKSTSNIDYQLIIKRAEVGDSAQYFCKTWDDSANEQVFGPGTKLTVTSSSVPPPVLTVFPPSAAELQSNKATLVCLSSQSVAFAHVTWLAAGSPLSTGISTSTAVQQPDQTFQISSYLSIQTSDWNTDQVYTCQVSVGSQTSEKNINKSVCPTEQQ; translated from the exons ATGCTGGTGACCCTCTGCACTCTCATCACTGCTCTAACAT ATGTTGATGCAGCAAAAGTGTTGACTCAGACGCCTGCTGTCCTCACAGTTTCTGCAGGACAAGAGGTTGTTCTCAAATGTAACGTTCAGAGAGATGAGAACAAATATGTCTACTGGTATAAACAGGTTCCTGGTGGAGCTCCTCAATATGTTCTGAGATTTTATCATAGTCACAGTTCATCAGACTTTGGAACAGGATTCTCCTCTGATCGATTTAACTCTAAATCTACATCAAACATTGATTATCAGTTAATCATTAAACGTGCAGAGGTAGGAGACTCTGCTCAGTATTTCTGTAAGACATGGGATGATTCTGCTAATGAACA GGTATTCGGACCAGGCACCAAGCTGACTGTGACAA GCTCCAGCGTCCCTCCTCCTGTCCTGACAGTCTTCCCTCCGTCCGCTGCTGAGCTCCAGTCCAACAAAGCCACTCTGGTCTGTCTGTCCAGTCAGTCTGTGGCTTTTGCACATGTGACCTGGTTGGCTGCTGGGAGTCCGCTGAGCACTGGGATCTCTACCAGCACCGCTGTTCAGCAACCAGACCAGACTTTCCAAATCAGCAGCTACCTGTCCATCCAGACGTCAGACTGGAACACGGATCAGGTTTACACATGTCAAGTGTCTGTGGGCTCCCAGACTTCCGAGAAAAACATCAACAAGTCAGTGTGTCCCACTGAGCAACAGTAG
- the LOC115424161 gene encoding immunoglobulin lambda-1 light chain-like isoform X2 has protein sequence MLVTLCTLITALTYVDAVIVLTQTPAVLTVSAGKEVVLECNIQRDDSQYVRWYKQVPGGAPQFVMDFYHTDSNTDYGTGFSSDRFNTKSTSDIDYQLIISRAEVGDSAQYFCQTWDDSADEDVFGPGTKLTVTSSSVPPPVLTVFPPSTAELQSNKATLVCLSSQSVAFAHVTWLAAGSPLSTGISTSTAVQQPDQTFQISSYLSIQTSDWNTDQVYTCQVSVGSQTSEKNINKSACPTEQQ, from the exons ATGCTGGTGACCCTCTGCACTCTCATCACTGCTCTAACAT ATGTTGATGCAGTGATAGTGCTGACTCAGACGCCTGCTGTCCTCACAGTTTCTGCAGGAAAAGAGGTTGTTCTCGAATGTAACATTCAGAGAGATGATAGCCAATATGTCAGATGGTATAAACAGGTTCCTGGTGGAGCTCCTCAGTTTGTTATGGACTTTTATCATACTGACAGTAACACCGACTATGGAACAGGATTCTCCTCTGATCGATTTAACACTAAATCTACATCAGATATTGATTACCAGTTAATCATTAGTCGTGCAGAGGTAGGAGACTCTGCTCAGTATTTCTGTCAGACATGGGATGATTCTGCTGATGAAGAC GTATTCGGACCAGGCACCAAGCTGACTGTGACAA GCTCCAGCGTCCCTCCTCCTGTCCTGACAGTCTTCCCTCCGTCCACTGCTGAGCTCCAGTCCAACAAAGCCACTCTGGTCTGTCTGTCCAGTCAGTCTGTGGCTTTTGCACATGTGACCTGGTTGGCTGCTGGGAGTCCGCTGAGCACTGGGATCTCTACCAGCACCGCTGTTCAGCAACCAGACCAGACTTTCCAAATCAGCAGCTATCTGTCCATCCAGACGTCAGACTGGAACACGGATCAGGTTTACACATGTCAAGTGTCTGTGGGCTCCCAGACTTCCGAGAAAAACATCAACAAGTCAGCGTGTCCCACTGAGCAACAGTAG
- the LOC115424161 gene encoding immunoglobulin lambda-1 light chain-like isoform X1, translating to MIKYEPFIHGFFCLLTDVDAVIVLTQTPAVLTVSAGKEVVLECNIQRDDSQYVRWYKQVPGGAPQFVMDFYHTDSNTDYGTGFSSDRFNTKSTSDIDYQLIISRAEVGDSAQYFCQTWDDSADEDVFGPGTKLTVTSSSVPPPVLTVFPPSTAELQSNKATLVCLSSQSVAFAHVTWLAAGSPLSTGISTSTAVQQPDQTFQISSYLSIQTSDWNTDQVYTCQVSVGSQTSEKNINKSACPTEQQ from the exons atgatcaaatatgaaccCTTCATTCAtggatttttctgtttgttgacAGATGTTGATGCAGTGATAGTGCTGACTCAGACGCCTGCTGTCCTCACAGTTTCTGCAGGAAAAGAGGTTGTTCTCGAATGTAACATTCAGAGAGATGATAGCCAATATGTCAGATGGTATAAACAGGTTCCTGGTGGAGCTCCTCAGTTTGTTATGGACTTTTATCATACTGACAGTAACACCGACTATGGAACAGGATTCTCCTCTGATCGATTTAACACTAAATCTACATCAGATATTGATTACCAGTTAATCATTAGTCGTGCAGAGGTAGGAGACTCTGCTCAGTATTTCTGTCAGACATGGGATGATTCTGCTGATGAAGAC GTATTCGGACCAGGCACCAAGCTGACTGTGACAA GCTCCAGCGTCCCTCCTCCTGTCCTGACAGTCTTCCCTCCGTCCACTGCTGAGCTCCAGTCCAACAAAGCCACTCTGGTCTGTCTGTCCAGTCAGTCTGTGGCTTTTGCACATGTGACCTGGTTGGCTGCTGGGAGTCCGCTGAGCACTGGGATCTCTACCAGCACCGCTGTTCAGCAACCAGACCAGACTTTCCAAATCAGCAGCTATCTGTCCATCCAGACGTCAGACTGGAACACGGATCAGGTTTACACATGTCAAGTGTCTGTGGGCTCCCAGACTTCCGAGAAAAACATCAACAAGTCAGCGTGTCCCACTGAGCAACAGTAG